A stretch of the Deltaproteobacteria bacterium genome encodes the following:
- a CDS encoding transposase codes for MARPLRYSEPWQPVEITARTTQGRFLLKPCKRLNALIAGILAIAKERYDVHIYNFVFLSNHFHLLAAAASPRVLSSFMGFVMGNIAREAGRLYGWEGPFWARRHRVIPIVDEASLIERMRYIFENGCKEGLVTHPALWPGLNAVEALTRGTPTEGLWVDRTSFYRARRQGRLDLTEEDF; via the coding sequence ATGGCACGTCCACTGCGCTACTCGGAGCCCTGGCAACCCGTCGAGATCACCGCCCGCACCACCCAGGGGCGCTTTCTCCTCAAACCCTGCAAGAGGCTCAACGCCCTCATCGCCGGCATCCTCGCCATCGCCAAGGAACGCTACGACGTCCACATCTATAACTTCGTCTTCCTCTCCAACCACTTTCACCTCCTCGCCGCCGCTGCCTCTCCGAGGGTTCTCTCGTCCTTCATGGGCTTCGTCATGGGCAACATCGCCCGGGAGGCCGGCCGTCTCTACGGATGGGAGGGACCCTTCTGGGCCCGGCGCCATCGGGTGATCCCCATCGTCGATGAAGCCTCTCTCATCGAGCGGATGCGCTACATCTTCGAGAACGGCTGCAAGGAAGGCCTCGTCACCCATCCGGCGCTCTGGCCCGGCCTCAACGCCGTCGAGGCCCTCACGAGGGGTACTCCGACCGAGGGTCTCTGGGTGGACCGGACCTCGTTCTACCGGGCACGCAGGCAGGGAAGGCTGGACCTGACGGAGGAGGACTTCA